A single Leptolyngbya sp. 'hensonii' DNA region contains:
- a CDS encoding HHL1-like protein — translation MTTSSGFGKTKSQPKVSQRAIERAEAGKKFDQMKAEGLPEFEIYIRIQGKKNWYPVGVVAVKRSAQINQAIFDSQKDLLQGAFRLFPSLRKHQQQLEYGYRLKEFKDEPIQIAEPPKTAATGALQSVLTGVKDRISFLLQRP, via the coding sequence ATGACGACAAGCTCCGGATTCGGCAAAACCAAGTCTCAGCCCAAAGTGTCTCAACGCGCGATCGAACGGGCGGAAGCTGGTAAAAAGTTTGACCAGATGAAAGCGGAAGGGTTGCCAGAGTTTGAGATTTATATTCGTATTCAGGGGAAAAAGAACTGGTATCCGGTCGGGGTCGTTGCAGTCAAGCGTTCGGCTCAGATTAATCAGGCTATTTTTGATAGTCAGAAAGATCTGCTGCAGGGAGCGTTTCGTCTGTTTCCCAGTCTGCGAAAGCATCAGCAGCAATTGGAATATGGCTATCGCTTAAAGGAATTTAAGGACGAACCGATTCAGATTGCAGAACCTCCGAAAACAGCGGCTACTGGTGCCCTGCAATCGGTGCTGACTGGTGTTAAAGATCGGATTTCATTCCTGCTACAGCGCCCCTAG